A window from Chlamydia gallinacea 08-1274/3 encodes these proteins:
- a CDS encoding uroporphyrinogen-III synthase encodes MNPQIDKLCGKIAYLGLNSHTAKHYSADHIPVIKIVPYAKSSPQIRRAIQYVKYSSHAILTSPSSTSLFFATMRKQRYLNNLHYLCVGKVTAKRLLHFLPQARYSLAATETGEGILPLVASLPHTARILYPHSSLSRPVITDFLIKENKQFVSYPHYTVKPLSPRPSCFTPYKHIIFTSPSGVRAYAQLFPCLPQKMYWCLGPITLKEFQKTSNIKANLLPNI; translated from the coding sequence ATGAATCCACAAATAGACAAACTCTGTGGAAAAATAGCCTACCTAGGACTGAACTCACACACAGCAAAACACTACTCTGCTGACCACATCCCCGTGATAAAAATTGTCCCCTATGCGAAAAGCTCCCCCCAAATACGTCGAGCTATCCAATACGTAAAGTACTCCTCACACGCTATATTGACTAGCCCCTCTTCAACATCTCTTTTCTTTGCTACTATGAGAAAACAACGCTACCTAAACAACCTGCATTATCTATGCGTAGGGAAAGTTACAGCAAAACGTCTTCTTCATTTCCTTCCTCAAGCACGCTATTCTCTTGCTGCAACAGAGACAGGAGAAGGTATCCTTCCTCTTGTAGCTTCTCTCCCCCATACTGCACGCATCCTGTACCCACATTCATCTCTTTCGCGTCCTGTAATTACTGACTTTTTAATTAAAGAAAATAAACAGTTTGTTTCCTACCCCCACTATACGGTCAAGCCCCTCTCTCCCCGTCCGTCTTGTTTTACCCCCTATAAGCACATCATTTTTACGAGTCCCTCGGGAGTTCGCGCCTATGCTCAATTATTCCCCTGCCTTCCTCAAAAAATGTACTGGTGTCTAGGCCCCATCACCCTAAAAGAATTTCAAAAAACTTCTAATATTAAAGCTAACCTTCTACCGAATATTTAA
- a CDS encoding glycine hydroxymethyltransferase, producing MASLLHKFLENTKEHSQDLATAAYLAALDHLMHSFPSIGRGIINELKSQRSCLKMIASENYSSLSVQLAMGNLLTDKYCEGSPFKRFYSCCENIDAIEWECAETAKELFGADSAFVQPHSGSDANLLAMMAVITHKIQGPAVQRLGYKSINDLTEAEYTELKKEIGSHVCLGPSLNSGGHLTHGTVRLNVMSKLMRCLPYEVNRKTERFDYAEIARLVRMYKPTILIAGYSSYSRRLNFSTLKQIADDSGAILWVDMAHFAGLVAGGVFVEEENPIPFADIITTTTHKTLRGPRGGIVLASKEYEEMLNRACPLMMGGPLPHMIAAKAVALKEALTVDFKKYAHQVVDNARVLAEHLQKQGLRILTGGTDNHMMIIDLRSLGISGRLAENVLSSLGIAVNRNTIPSDSVGKWETSGIRLGTAALTTLGMGSSEMEEVANIIVKVLRNITLRRNADSSLSKNEGELPDTIAQEARERVANLLARFPLYPEIDLEALV from the coding sequence ATGGCATCATTATTACATAAGTTTTTAGAGAACACTAAGGAACATAGTCAAGACCTTGCTACTGCTGCTTATTTAGCTGCTTTAGATCATTTGATGCACTCTTTTCCTTCTATAGGGAGGGGCATTATTAATGAACTTAAGAGCCAGCGCTCTTGTTTAAAAATGATTGCCTCTGAAAATTATTCCTCATTATCTGTACAGCTGGCTATGGGGAATTTATTGACGGATAAGTATTGTGAAGGTAGTCCTTTTAAACGGTTCTACTCTTGTTGTGAAAATATAGATGCGATTGAGTGGGAATGCGCAGAAACAGCTAAGGAGTTATTTGGAGCAGACAGTGCGTTTGTGCAACCCCATTCCGGGTCAGATGCCAATTTATTGGCTATGATGGCGGTTATTACTCATAAGATACAAGGCCCTGCGGTTCAGCGTTTAGGCTATAAGAGCATTAATGATCTTACAGAAGCTGAGTATACAGAACTAAAAAAGGAAATAGGCTCTCACGTATGCTTGGGGCCTTCATTAAATTCCGGGGGGCATCTCACACACGGCACGGTGCGTTTAAATGTTATGTCGAAATTGATGCGCTGTTTACCGTACGAGGTAAATCGTAAGACAGAGCGTTTTGACTATGCGGAAATTGCTCGTTTAGTACGCATGTATAAACCAACGATTTTAATTGCTGGTTATTCCTCTTATTCTCGGAGATTGAATTTTTCTACTTTGAAGCAGATAGCTGATGATAGTGGAGCTATCTTATGGGTAGACATGGCCCATTTTGCGGGACTAGTTGCTGGTGGAGTATTTGTTGAAGAAGAAAATCCTATTCCTTTCGCAGATATTATTACGACAACAACGCATAAAACATTACGCGGACCTCGGGGAGGTATCGTATTAGCGTCCAAAGAATATGAAGAGATGCTAAATCGTGCGTGTCCCTTAATGATGGGAGGTCCTTTGCCTCATATGATTGCAGCCAAGGCTGTTGCATTGAAGGAAGCGTTAACAGTAGATTTTAAAAAATACGCTCATCAAGTTGTTGATAATGCGCGTGTATTAGCTGAACATTTGCAAAAGCAAGGTTTGCGAATTCTTACTGGAGGTACAGATAATCACATGATGATTATTGATTTACGTTCTCTTGGCATTTCCGGGAGGTTAGCTGAAAACGTTTTAAGCTCTTTAGGTATTGCTGTGAATCGTAATACTATACCATCAGATAGTGTTGGAAAATGGGAAACTTCAGGTATACGTTTAGGAACAGCAGCTTTAACTACTCTTGGTATGGGAAGTAGTGAGATGGAAGAAGTTGCAAATATTATTGTGAAAGTATTGCGAAATATTACTTTGAGACGTAATGCTGATAGTAGTTTGAGTAAAAATGAAGGGGAGCTACCAGATACTATTGCTCAAGAAGCTAGAGAGCGAGTTGCTAACTTGTTAGCGCGTTTTCCTCTATATCCTGAGATTGATCTGGAAGCTTTAGTTTAG
- a CDS encoding ATP-dependent Clp protease proteolytic subunit, which yields MPDGEADRKLQDVIEKRILESRRIFFSEPVTDKSAADAIKKFWYLELTNPGQPIVFVINSPGGSVDAGFAIWDQIKMLTSPVTTVVTGLAASMGSVLSLCASPGRRFATPHSRIMIHQPSIGGPITGQATDLDIHAREILKTKKRIIDVYLEATGQSREVIEKAIDRDMWMTADEAKDFGLLDGILFSFNDL from the coding sequence ATGCCTGATGGGGAAGCAGACCGTAAATTACAAGATGTTATAGAAAAAAGAATTTTAGAGTCCCGTCGGATATTCTTTTCTGAACCTGTAACAGATAAAAGTGCAGCAGACGCAATTAAAAAGTTTTGGTATTTAGAGCTTACTAATCCTGGTCAACCCATAGTCTTTGTCATTAATAGTCCTGGGGGATCTGTTGATGCGGGATTTGCTATTTGGGATCAGATCAAGATGTTAACTTCTCCGGTAACTACTGTTGTCACTGGTTTAGCTGCTTCGATGGGCTCTGTATTGAGTTTATGTGCATCTCCGGGGCGGCGTTTTGCCACTCCTCATTCGCGTATCATGATACATCAACCTTCTATAGGAGGCCCAATTACAGGCCAGGCTACAGATTTGGACATTCATGCGCGAGAAATTTTAAAAACAAAAAAACGTATTATTGATGTTTATTTAGAAGCTACAGGCCAATCTAGAGAAGTAATTGAAAAAGCGATTGATCGAGATATGTGGATGACTGCAGACGAAGCTAAAGATTTTGGTTTGTTAGATGGTATCTTGTTCTCTTTCAACGACCTATAA
- the dapF gene encoding bifunctional diaminopimelate epimerase/glutamate racemase, translating to MVSCSLSTTYKKFLYSGAGNRFILSTEACLDSILIRSLCQEHQVDGVLCVLPSSCADARLVIFNADGSCPSMCGNGLRCAMAHVSALMSKKNIRIETAMGVYSGIVHSLQRVLVDMTLSHWNYHSHQLSHTISRLPKTVFCIHTGVPHLVVFVDDVTRIPVQEWGQFLRYHEDFSPEGINVNFAQVLSNRELRIRTYERGLERESSACGTGATAVALVADKYYDWQSEEIIVHTRHDVILKIFLNQGRVYLEGPVEKEGEF from the coding sequence ATGGTATCTTGTTCTCTTTCAACGACCTATAAGAAATTTCTTTATTCTGGCGCAGGAAATCGCTTTATTCTTAGTACCGAGGCTTGTTTAGATTCAATCTTGATTCGTTCTCTATGTCAAGAGCATCAAGTAGACGGAGTGTTATGTGTTCTTCCCTCTTCGTGTGCTGATGCTCGGCTAGTAATTTTTAATGCAGATGGTTCATGCCCCAGTATGTGTGGTAATGGCCTACGCTGTGCTATGGCACATGTCTCCGCCCTAATGTCTAAGAAAAATATTCGTATAGAAACTGCTATGGGCGTGTACTCGGGGATTGTCCATTCTTTGCAGCGCGTCCTTGTGGACATGACTCTTTCCCACTGGAATTATCATTCTCATCAGTTATCCCACACCATTTCAAGATTGCCCAAGACAGTATTTTGTATTCATACTGGAGTTCCACATCTTGTAGTTTTTGTTGATGATGTGACACGCATTCCTGTACAGGAATGGGGACAATTTTTGCGTTATCACGAGGATTTTTCTCCTGAAGGTATCAATGTGAACTTTGCTCAAGTCCTCAGTAATCGGGAGCTACGGATACGTACGTACGAACGAGGATTAGAGAGGGAGTCTTCGGCATGTGGTACGGGAGCTACGGCAGTGGCTCTTGTTGCTGATAAATACTATGATTGGCAAAGTGAAGAGATTATTGTTCACACCAGGCATGATGTTATTCTTAAAATTTTTTTGAATCAAGGTCGTGTATATCTTGAAGGCCCTGTAGAAAAAGAAGGAGAATTTTAA
- a CDS encoding UPF0158 family protein, with amino-acid sequence MTMYPIPQSPLLLRALRLMNAFSKSDDERDFYLDRVEGFILYIDLDKSQEDLDKIYEELEVNAERYCLIPKLTFYEVKKIMETFINEKIYDIDTKEKFLEILQSKNAREQFLEFIYEHESELEKWQQFYVERSRIRIIEWLRNNKFHFVFEEDLDFSKHILEQLKIHLFDTKVSKELGQARQLLVNKAKIYYSNEALNPRPKRGRPPKQSAKVESETTISSDIYTKVPPAARRFLFLPEITSASSITFSEKFDTEEEFLANLRGSGRGEDQLNLTNLSERFASLKELSAKLGYDSLSTGDFFEDDDEENDESSLSKPKASKRKRKKA; translated from the coding sequence ATGACAATGTATCCTATTCCCCAAAGTCCTCTTTTATTACGTGCTTTGCGTTTAATGAATGCTTTTTCAAAATCTGATGATGAGAGAGACTTTTATTTAGACCGTGTTGAAGGTTTTATTCTTTATATTGATTTAGATAAGAGTCAGGAAGATCTTGATAAGATTTATGAAGAGTTGGAAGTCAATGCTGAGCGGTATTGTCTTATTCCTAAGCTAACGTTTTATGAAGTTAAAAAAATCATGGAAACGTTCATTAATGAAAAAATTTATGATATAGATACCAAGGAAAAATTTCTTGAGATTCTACAATCGAAAAATGCTCGCGAGCAGTTTCTAGAATTTATTTATGAACATGAGTCCGAGTTAGAAAAGTGGCAACAGTTTTATGTAGAGCGTTCGCGGATTCGTATTATTGAGTGGTTGCGTAATAATAAGTTTCATTTTGTTTTTGAAGAAGATCTAGATTTTAGTAAGCATATTTTAGAACAACTGAAAATTCATCTTTTTGATACTAAGGTGTCTAAAGAGTTGGGGCAGGCAAGACAATTATTGGTGAATAAAGCAAAAATTTATTATTCCAATGAAGCACTAAATCCTCGTCCAAAGAGAGGTCGTCCTCCAAAGCAATCAGCTAAGGTAGAATCAGAAACCACCATATCTAGTGATATTTATACGAAAGTTCCTCCTGCTGCACGGCGTTTTCTATTTCTTCCGGAAATTACCTCAGCATCATCAATTACATTTTCTGAGAAATTTGATACTGAAGAAGAATTTTTAGCAAATCTTCGAGGGTCGGGAAGAGGAGAAGATCAGTTGAATCTTACTAATCTATCCGAAAGATTTGCCTCTTTAAAAGAGCTCTCTGCCAAGTTAGGCTATGATTCTTTATCTACAGGGGATTTTTTTGAAGATGATGACGAAGAAAACGATGAATCTTCTTTGTCGAAGCCTAAGGCTTCAAAACGCAAGCGTAAGAAAGCTTAA
- the ubiE gene encoding bifunctional demethylmenaquinone methyltransferase/2-methoxy-6-polyprenyl-1,4-benzoquinol methylase UbiE, which produces MVKSLNTKPDIREMFNILAPKYDKINTILSLGMHHYWNRIFSKMLGQSEWILDLCSGTGKVAYQYTCDYPQSQAILVDFSPNMLCEAKKRYPQAPFTFIESDITQLPLNSESHALASLAYGLRNLPDPQRALNEIHRILTNNGSLGILELTSPSRKHPVYWGHRLYLNYIVPKLGKYYSKSTDAYTYLSQSIAQLPKDQHLEQLFRNSQFTITQKRKLMYGAATIWILRKNKH; this is translated from the coding sequence ATGGTAAAATCGCTCAACACTAAGCCTGACATCCGAGAAATGTTTAACATCTTGGCTCCTAAGTATGATAAAATCAATACGATTCTATCTTTAGGAATGCATCATTATTGGAACCGTATTTTCTCAAAAATGCTTGGACAATCCGAATGGATCCTTGATTTATGCTCTGGTACAGGGAAAGTTGCTTATCAATATACCTGTGACTATCCTCAATCTCAAGCTATCCTCGTCGATTTTTCTCCCAATATGCTCTGCGAAGCAAAAAAACGTTATCCCCAAGCTCCGTTTACTTTTATAGAAAGCGATATCACACAATTACCCTTAAACTCTGAGTCTCATGCATTAGCTTCCCTAGCCTATGGATTACGTAATCTTCCTGATCCCCAACGAGCTCTAAACGAAATTCACCGCATCTTAACAAACAATGGATCCCTAGGAATTCTAGAACTTACCTCCCCTTCACGTAAACATCCTGTATATTGGGGACACCGGCTCTACTTAAACTATATCGTCCCCAAATTAGGGAAATATTATTCTAAAAGTACAGATGCCTATACTTACCTAAGCCAAAGCATCGCACAACTTCCTAAAGATCAACATCTAGAACAACTATTTAGAAATTCACAATTCACTATAACTCAAAAACGCAAACTTATGTATGGAGCTGCAACAATCTGGATTCTTCGAAAAAATAAGCACTAG
- a CDS encoding MqnA/MqnD/SBP family protein yields MSDQLQKRIAIGCVSYINALPFSLGLAKIQDVILHTAPPADLIPQILKGKLRYALTSSLGSVLYPLHAFSKFGIAAYKKILSVNLYATPKFFSKGALRIGVTKESLSSQYLLNILCKYLWETPLPHTVQMTSDAILTASPEEYDGLLLIGDQALHSPHLPGFSTYDLAQGWYELTHLPFVFAAILSSTLQEKDTVQAAFAHALHQYETSPHAVFTQAQQQSQLSKKQIQEYYSLCRYRLQEDDIEGFQKFREYYGKIAQH; encoded by the coding sequence ATGTCTGACCAACTCCAAAAACGTATAGCCATAGGATGTGTAAGTTATATCAATGCCCTGCCTTTTTCTTTAGGGCTCGCAAAAATCCAGGACGTCATTCTCCACACAGCACCCCCTGCGGATCTTATTCCTCAAATCCTAAAAGGAAAATTGCGTTATGCTCTTACATCGTCATTAGGATCTGTCCTTTATCCCCTACACGCATTTTCTAAATTCGGAATAGCTGCATACAAAAAAATCCTCAGTGTCAATCTTTATGCAACGCCAAAGTTCTTCTCCAAGGGAGCGTTACGCATTGGAGTAACCAAAGAAAGCTTATCTTCCCAATATCTTCTGAACATTCTCTGTAAATACTTATGGGAAACTCCTCTTCCTCACACCGTACAGATGACTTCTGATGCTATCCTTACCGCATCTCCTGAAGAGTATGACGGACTACTATTGATTGGAGACCAGGCACTGCATTCTCCACATCTTCCTGGATTTTCCACATATGACCTTGCTCAGGGATGGTATGAACTCACACACTTACCCTTTGTTTTTGCTGCTATCCTGAGCTCTACTCTCCAGGAGAAAGATACCGTGCAAGCTGCCTTCGCACACGCCTTACATCAATACGAAACTTCTCCTCATGCAGTCTTCACTCAAGCCCAACAACAATCCCAACTTTCTAAAAAACAAATTCAAGAATATTATTCACTATGTCGCTACCGATTACAAGAAGACGATATTGAAGGATTCCAAAAGTTCCGAGAATACTATGGTAAAATCGCTCAACACTAA
- a CDS encoding CofH family radical SAM protein gives MTTHILPKNAWLKQFFHDYAEGKRCSQEYALRLLLLKDENSQRSLWEFADTIRKKHVGDVVYYSSTLYLYPTNFCDFNCTFCAFYAKPGDSKGWLHTPDQLIEKIRQAPTITEVHIVSGCFPKCNLDYYIELFTKIKQSFPHVHIKALTGIEYAYLADLHNMPVREVLQTLKNSGLDSIPGGGFEVLVDEIRKQLAPQRLSSKEFLEIHRTAHQLGIPSNSTLLCYHKERPEDIVTHMQKLRDLQDETQGFKNFIMLKFAAENNALGKRLHKWGGYFHHIPPASIIAVARLFLDNFKNIKALWNYLGIDLALQLLSCGANDFSSTHLGEKVFTMASSKQRIKMDIAGMESLIKQQGRIPCLTNSKNV, from the coding sequence ATGACGACACACATTCTTCCTAAAAACGCTTGGTTGAAACAATTTTTCCATGATTATGCTGAGGGGAAACGGTGTTCACAAGAATATGCTCTGCGTCTACTCCTATTAAAAGATGAAAATAGCCAACGTTCTCTATGGGAATTCGCTGATACAATAAGAAAAAAACATGTGGGGGATGTCGTATACTATTCTTCTACACTTTATTTATATCCGACAAATTTTTGCGATTTTAACTGTACATTCTGTGCCTTCTATGCAAAACCTGGTGACAGTAAAGGTTGGCTACATACTCCCGATCAATTAATCGAAAAAATTCGTCAAGCTCCTACAATTACTGAAGTACATATTGTTTCGGGATGCTTCCCCAAATGTAATCTAGATTATTACATAGAGTTATTCACGAAGATTAAACAATCTTTCCCTCATGTCCACATTAAAGCCCTCACCGGTATCGAATACGCATACCTTGCTGATCTGCATAACATGCCTGTAAGAGAGGTTTTGCAAACTTTAAAAAATTCTGGTTTAGATTCTATTCCTGGGGGAGGTTTTGAAGTCTTAGTTGACGAAATACGCAAACAACTAGCACCGCAAAGGCTATCCTCCAAAGAATTTTTAGAAATTCATAGAACAGCGCATCAGTTAGGCATCCCGAGCAACAGTACCCTACTTTGTTACCATAAAGAACGTCCTGAAGATATCGTAACTCACATGCAAAAATTACGAGATTTACAAGATGAAACCCAGGGATTTAAAAACTTTATTATGTTAAAATTTGCAGCAGAAAATAACGCTTTGGGAAAACGATTACATAAATGGGGAGGATATTTTCATCATATCCCTCCAGCTTCTATCATTGCTGTTGCTCGGCTATTTTTAGATAACTTTAAAAATATTAAAGCTCTTTGGAACTATTTAGGAATTGATCTCGCGTTGCAGCTGCTTTCCTGTGGAGCAAATGACTTCTCCTCTACTCACCTGGGAGAAAAAGTTTTCACTATGGCTTCTTCCAAACAAAGGATCAAGATGGATATTGCTGGCATGGAAAGCCTCATTAAGCAGCAAGGACGTATACCATGTCTGACCAACTCCAAAAACGTATAG